The following coding sequences lie in one Phycicoccus duodecadis genomic window:
- a CDS encoding TatD family hydrolase → MTSQPSRRGDPEPPDPLPIPVVDNHTHLDISREGAEIAVGDLVPALRAAAAVGVDRVVQIGCDEAGNEFAVAAAEAYPSVLAGVAVHPNEAPLLAARGRLDAVLDRVEQLAAHPRVRVVGETGLDHFRTGPEGRPVQEESFRRHIDIAKRTGRALQIHDRDSHDDVLRVLAEEGAPERTVMHCFSGDLEMARECVRRGYHLSFSGTVTFKSSRGLRDALAVTPLELLLVETDAPYLTPHPWRGASNSPVLVPLTVRAMAAVLGVAVATLCESLSENAERLYGPW, encoded by the coding sequence AACCACACCCACCTCGACATCAGCCGTGAGGGCGCCGAGATCGCGGTGGGCGACCTCGTGCCCGCACTGCGGGCCGCGGCCGCGGTGGGCGTCGACCGGGTCGTGCAGATCGGCTGCGACGAGGCCGGCAACGAGTTCGCCGTGGCGGCCGCCGAGGCGTACCCGTCGGTGCTGGCCGGGGTGGCCGTGCACCCCAACGAGGCGCCCCTGCTGGCCGCCCGGGGACGGCTCGACGCCGTGCTCGACCGGGTCGAGCAGCTGGCGGCCCATCCGCGGGTGCGGGTCGTCGGCGAGACCGGCCTCGACCACTTCCGCACCGGGCCCGAAGGGCGTCCCGTGCAGGAGGAGTCGTTCCGGCGGCACATCGACATCGCCAAGCGCACCGGGCGGGCCCTGCAGATCCACGACCGCGACAGCCACGACGACGTCCTGCGGGTGCTGGCCGAGGAAGGGGCGCCCGAGCGCACGGTCATGCACTGCTTCTCGGGCGACCTCGAGATGGCGCGTGAGTGCGTCCGGCGCGGCTACCACCTCTCGTTCAGCGGCACCGTGACGTTCAAGAGCTCGCGGGGCCTGCGGGACGCGCTCGCGGTCACCCCGCTCGAGCTCCTGCTGGTCGAGACCGACGCGCCGTACCTGACGCCACATCCCTGGCGGGGCGCGTCCAACAGCCCCGTCCTCGTGCCGTTGACGGTGCGGGCGATGGCGGCCGTGCTCGGGGTGGCGGTGGCCACCTTGTGCGAGAGCCTCTCCGAGAACGCGGAACGGCTCTACGGGCCCTGGTGA